A part of Salmo salar unplaced genomic scaffold, Ssal_v3.1, whole genome shotgun sequence genomic DNA contains:
- the LOC123740642 gene encoding uncharacterized protein codes for MFVLVMDVFSIRVLMFVLVMDLFSIRVLMFVLVMDLFSIRVLMFVLVMDLFSIRVLMFVLVMDLFSIRVLMFVLVMDVFSIRVLMFVLVMDLFSIRVLMFVLVMDLFSLRVLMFVLVMDLFSIRVLMFVLVMDVFSIRVLMFVLVMDLFSIRVLMFVLVMDLFSIRVLMFVLVMDLFSIRVLMFVLVMDLFSLRVLMFVLVMDLFSIRVLMFVLVMDVFSIRVLMFVLVMDLFSIWVLMFVLVMDLFSIRVLMFVLVMDVFSIRVLMFVLVMDLFSIRVLMFVLVMDLFSIRVLMFVLVMDVFSIRVLMFVLVMDLFSIQVLMFVLVMDLFSIRVLMFVLVMDLFSLRVLMFVLVMDLFSIRVLMFVLVMDVFSIRVLIPVITSVQVKKDRVCLDM; via the coding sequence ATGTTTGTTCTTGTCATGGATGTATTTTCCATACGGGTTCTCATGTTTGTTCTTGTCATGGATTTATTTTCCATACGGGTTCTCATGTTTGTTCTTGTCATGGATTTATTTTCCATACGGGTTCTCATGTTTGTTCTTGTCATGGATTTATTTTCCATACGGGTTCTCATGTTTGTTCTTGTCATGGATTTATTTTCCATACGAGTTCTCATGTTTGTTCTTGTCATGGATGTATTTTCCATACGGGTTCTCATGTTTGTTCTTGTCATGGATTTATTTTCCATACGGGTTCTCATGTTTGTTCTTGTCATGGATTTATTTTCCTTACGGGTTCTCATGTTTGTTCTTGTCATGGATTTATTTTCCATACGGGTCCTCATGTTTGTTCTTGTCATGGATGTATTTTCCATACGGGTTCTCATGTTTGTTCTTGTCATGGATTTATTTTCCATACGGGTTCTCATGTTTGTTCTTGTCATGGATTTATTTTCCATACGGGTTCTCATGTTTGTTCTTGTCATGGATTTATTTTCCATACGGGTTCTCATGTTTGTTCTTGTCATGGATTTATTTTCCTTACGGGTTCTCATGTTTGTTCTTGTCATGGATTTATTTTCCATACGGGTCCTCATGTTTGTTCTTGTCATGGATGTATTTTCCATACGGGTTCTCATGTTTGTTCTTGTCATGGATTTATTTTCCATATGGGTCCTCATGTTTGTTCTTGTCATGGATTTATTTTCCATACGGGTCCTCATGTTTGTTCTTGTCATGGATGTATTTTCCATACGGGTTCTCATGTTTGTTCTTGTCATGGATTTATTTTCCATACGGGTTCTCATGTTTGTTCTTGTCATGGATTTATTTTCCATACGGGTTCTCATGTTTGTTCTTGTCATGGATGTATTTTCCATACGGGTTCTCATGTTTGTTCTTGTCATGGATTTATTTTCCATACAGGTTCTCATGTTTGTTCTTGTCATGGATTTATTTTCCATACGGGTTCTCATGTTTGTTCTTGTCATGGATTTATTTTCCTTACGGGTTCTCATGTTTGTTCTTGTCATGGATTTATTTTCCATACGGGTCCTCATGTTTGTTCTTGTCATGGATGTATTTTCCATACGGGTCCTCAT